The proteins below are encoded in one region of Oncorhynchus kisutch isolate 150728-3 unplaced genomic scaffold, Okis_V2 scaffold962, whole genome shotgun sequence:
- the LOC109881032 gene encoding zinc finger protein 250-like, which translates to MKKEEEEAISITLKEEDDVTVKEEGEHFRVEDEEGIETVTLKEEDDVTVKEEGEHFRVEDEEGIEIVTVEEEKEPFVVAEEAILRKEEEEVLGDEEEGEETEDLINTRERPDSHSDSRKSPSGEPDPVTPKPARPHHCSHCGKSFSWLGYLKQHERKHTGEKPFQCSQCGKRFTWLGSLREHKRIHSGEKPFHCSQCGMTFAWLGSLKTHESSHTGEKPFQCSQCGKRFTQLGRLKEHEKIHTGEKPFQCSLCGKSFTKLGALKEHEKIHTRGKPFQCSLCGKNFTRLGNLKEHETKHTQEKPYQCSLCGKSFTKLGALNRHDRTHTGGDKTYYCSLCGKTFNRLRHLNKHERIHRQEEKTYHCSQCGKTFSQSEDLKSHERIERLCSDLSF; encoded by the exons atgaaaaaggaggaagaggaggctatcagtatcacattgaaagaagaggatgatgttacagtgaaagaagagggagaacattttagagtggaAGATGAAGAGGGGATAGAGACTGTCACAttgaaagaggaggatgatgttacagtgaaagaagagggagaacattttagagtggaAGATGAAGAGGGGATAGAGATTGTCACAGtggaagaagagaaagaacccTTTGTAGTGGCAGAGGAGGCTATCTTaagaaaagaggaggaagaagttTTGGGAgatgaagaggaaggagaggagactgaagatctgattaacacca gagagagaccagactcccactctgacagcaggaagagtccttcaggggaaccagacccagTGACACCCAAACCAGCGAGACCacaccactgctcccactgtggaaagagttttagttGGTTAGGGTACCTAAAACAGCacgagagaaaacacacaggagaaaagcctttccaatgttcccagtgtggaaagagatttaCCTGGTTAGGAAGCCTAAGGGAGCATAAGAGAATACACTCTGGAGAGAAACCGTtccactgttcccagtgtggaatgACTTTCGCCTGGTTAGGGAGCCTGAAAACCCATGAGAGTTCACACACAGGGGAAAAacctttccaatgttcccagtgtggaaagcgttttacccagttagggagGCTGAAGGAGCATGAGAAGATACACACAGGGgaaaagcctttccaatgctCCCTGTGCGGAAAGAGTTTTACCAAGTTAGGGGCTCTGAAGGAGCATGAGAAGATACACACAAGGGGAAAGCCTTTCCAATGCTCCCTTTGTGGAAAGAATTTTACCCGCTTAGGGAACCTAAAAGAGCatgagacaaaacacacacaagaaAAGCCCTACCAATGCTCCCTGTGCGGAAAGAGTTTTACCAAGTTAGGGGCCCTGAATAGGcatgacaggacacacacaggaggggaTAAGACGTACTACTGCTCCCTGTGTGGAAAGACATTTAACCGATTAAGACATCTGAATAAGCATGAAAGAATACATagacaggaggagaagacataccactgctctcagtgtggaaagacATTTTCTCAGTCAGAggacctgaaatcacatgagagaatagagagactgTGTTCCGACTTAAGTTTTTGA